Proteins from one Entomospira culicis genomic window:
- a CDS encoding YeiH family protein, giving the protein MKLIQSIFPGVLLSIATAMVSVLLSKLVPHLGATTIAILLGILAGNVLFSQAIWKAGTRIAESKFLELAVLMLGFMITLQHLQQIGLGAVGYILLLVILTITLNLLMGKLFGFTPTFSLLMGAGNAVCGSSAIASVSPVVRASEEEKGQSITMINLMGTIFMLTLPIVAMLLYPQDALRMGALLGGTLPSVGQVAGASHLVGEQVASHAMLFKVMRVSLLGFVVILMQRLASDKSQKQQTSHATRIATFLPWYILGFFLTLLINTLLPISPAVHKYTASASFWLEITALSAIGLRLNLASLIKKGGKLLLFSLLVACLQVGVALLLLAWIL; this is encoded by the coding sequence ATGAAGCTAATTCAATCCATTTTTCCAGGCGTTTTATTATCTATCGCTACGGCGATGGTCTCCGTGCTTTTGAGCAAGTTGGTTCCCCACCTAGGCGCTACGACGATCGCAATATTACTAGGAATTTTGGCAGGAAATGTCCTCTTTTCTCAAGCGATATGGAAGGCTGGCACGCGCATTGCCGAGAGCAAATTTTTAGAGCTTGCCGTACTCATGCTAGGCTTTATGATTACCCTGCAACACCTCCAGCAGATAGGCTTGGGAGCTGTTGGTTACATCCTTCTCCTTGTTATTCTCACCATTACGCTCAATCTCTTGATGGGGAAACTTTTTGGCTTTACTCCCACATTTTCGTTATTGATGGGCGCGGGGAATGCCGTCTGTGGATCTTCTGCCATTGCCTCGGTGTCGCCGGTGGTACGTGCAAGCGAGGAAGAGAAGGGGCAGAGCATCACGATGATTAACCTGATGGGCACGATTTTTATGCTCACGCTCCCGATTGTTGCTATGCTCCTCTACCCGCAAGATGCTCTACGGATGGGGGCGCTCCTTGGGGGAACATTGCCGTCGGTGGGACAGGTGGCTGGGGCTTCGCACTTAGTAGGCGAGCAGGTCGCCTCTCATGCGATGCTCTTTAAAGTGATGCGCGTCTCTCTCCTAGGATTCGTGGTGATCCTCATGCAACGGCTAGCCTCTGATAAAAGCCAAAAGCAACAAACATCGCATGCTACGCGCATAGCAACATTCTTACCATGGTATATCTTGGGATTCTTTCTAACGCTCCTGATAAATACGCTTTTACCCATCTCTCCCGCCGTACATAAATATACAGCATCGGCGAGTTTCTGGTTAGAAATCACTGCCTTATCGGCCATCGGGCTCCGCCTAAACCTAGCGTCTCTCATAAAAAAAGGCGGCAAGCTCTTACTCTTTTCGCTTCTTGTAGCGTGCCTCCAAGTTGGGGTAGCTCTGCTATTGCTGGCTTGGATCTTATAA